One Gelria sp. Kuro-4 DNA segment encodes these proteins:
- a CDS encoding phosphomannomutase/phosphoglucomutase, which produces MVAVHPGVFREYDLRGLAATELTPDWVRAFGGALSRYFRRHGLTTVLVGRDNRLSSTPIRDALVAGLTAAGLDVVDIGTVTTPLFYFARIHLDIDAGVMITASHNPPEYNGFKIARGPATIYGAEIQELRRIFAAYIDELQPAPARAGQPAPGAAAAPAPGAAAHPTAPAPRPGTVRSVDVAPAYLAMLAGKIKLGPRRLKVAVDCGNGTTSFFAAEFLTRLGCEVLPLYCESDPTFPHHAPDPVKSANLTDLRALVARSGADLGLGFDGDGDRLGVVDEQGNILWGDQLMILFWREILPRHPGATALVEVKCSQALVDEIRRLGGRPEFSRTGHSLIKARMREIGAVFTGEMSGHLFFADEYYGYDDAFYAAGRLLRILSHTERPLSALLADAPRYYSTAETRVPCPDEDKFRIVAELTRRFKERYNVVDVDGARVLFPEGWGLVRASNTQPVLVARCEGKTPAALAAICAAVQDALAAFPEVGEFEWEY; this is translated from the coding sequence ATGGTTGCTGTACATCCCGGCGTCTTCCGCGAATACGACCTGCGCGGCCTCGCCGCCACAGAACTTACCCCCGACTGGGTGCGCGCCTTCGGCGGCGCGCTTTCCCGTTACTTCCGCCGCCATGGACTCACCACCGTGCTTGTCGGCCGCGACAACCGCTTAAGTTCCACCCCCATCCGCGACGCCCTCGTCGCGGGCCTCACCGCCGCCGGCCTGGACGTGGTGGACATCGGCACCGTCACCACCCCGCTTTTTTATTTTGCCCGCATCCACCTCGACATCGATGCCGGCGTGATGATCACCGCCAGCCACAACCCGCCCGAGTACAACGGCTTCAAAATCGCCCGCGGCCCCGCCACCATTTACGGCGCGGAAATCCAGGAGCTCAGGCGCATCTTCGCCGCCTACATAGATGAGCTCCAGCCCGCCCCGGCCCGCGCCGGCCAGCCGGCTCCGGGAGCTGCCGCTGCCCCCGCACCTGGCGCGGCCGCGCACCCCACCGCGCCCGCCCCGCGCCCCGGCACCGTCCGCAGCGTGGACGTTGCCCCCGCCTACCTCGCCATGCTCGCCGGAAAAATAAAGCTCGGCCCGCGCCGCCTTAAAGTGGCCGTGGACTGCGGCAACGGCACCACCAGCTTCTTCGCCGCCGAGTTTCTCACGCGCCTCGGCTGTGAGGTGCTGCCCCTTTACTGCGAGTCCGACCCCACCTTCCCGCACCACGCCCCCGACCCGGTAAAGTCCGCCAACCTCACGGACCTGCGCGCCCTGGTCGCCCGCTCCGGAGCGGACCTGGGCCTCGGCTTCGACGGCGACGGCGACCGCCTGGGCGTCGTGGACGAGCAGGGCAACATCCTCTGGGGCGACCAGCTCATGATCCTCTTCTGGCGCGAGATCCTCCCGCGCCACCCCGGTGCCACCGCCCTGGTGGAGGTGAAGTGCTCCCAGGCCCTGGTGGACGAGATCCGCCGCCTGGGCGGCCGCCCCGAGTTCTCCCGCACCGGCCACTCCCTCATCAAGGCGCGCATGCGCGAGATCGGCGCCGTGTTCACCGGCGAGATGAGCGGCCACCTCTTCTTCGCCGACGAATACTACGGCTACGACGACGCCTTTTACGCCGCCGGGCGCCTGCTGCGCATCCTCTCGCACACCGAAAGGCCCCTTTCCGCGCTCCTGGCCGACGCCCCGCGCTACTACAGCACCGCCGAGACCCGCGTTCCCTGCCCGGATGAGGATAAGTTCCGCATCGTCGCCGAGCTTACCCGCCGCTTCAAGGAGCGCTACAACGTGGTCGACGTGGACGGCGCCCGCGTCCTCTTCCCCGAGGGCTGGGGCCTCGTGCGCGCCTCCAACACCCAGCCCGTCCTCGTCGCCCGCTGTGAGGGCAAAACCCCCGCCGCCCTGGCCGCCATCTGCGCCGCCGTGCAAGACGCCCTCGCCGCCTTCCCCGAAGTGGGCGAGTTCGAATGGGAATACTAG
- a CDS encoding type II toxin-antitoxin system HicB family antitoxin, producing MRQVILYPGEDGWWVVECPSLPGCVSQGKTKEEALRNIREAGGAYIEALEQDGLPVPQERFDVMVVAV from the coding sequence ATGCGTCAGGTTATCCTTTATCCTGGTGAAGATGGCTGGTGGGTAGTGGAGTGCCCGAGCCTTCCCGGCTGCGTGAGCCAGGGTAAGACAAAGGAAGAAGCCCTGCGCAATATTCGCGAGGCCGGCGGAGCCTATATAGAAGCATTGGAGCAGGATGGTTTACCCGTTCCGCAAGAACGGTTTGATGTCATGGTGGTTGCAGTATGA